In Streptomyces sp. NBC_00483, a single window of DNA contains:
- a CDS encoding roadblock/LC7 domain-containing protein, with protein MADQGELLAELQRLRVRVPQVTGALVASVDGLVLAHDAPGVEPEGVAALTATALGVTQRLSDATEQGAFRELLVRGAAGYVATYAAGDTAVLTLLAEDRVNVGRLHLEGRRSSTRIGELTAPPEEEAPPEPTPRVRGRARARTASTTTTTETGLPVRPPTNVPTQPMR; from the coding sequence ATGGCCGACCAGGGCGAGCTCCTCGCCGAACTGCAGCGGTTGAGAGTCCGCGTACCCCAGGTCACGGGGGCCCTCGTCGCCAGCGTCGACGGCCTGGTGCTCGCCCATGACGCCCCGGGCGTCGAACCGGAGGGCGTCGCCGCGCTCACCGCCACCGCGCTCGGTGTCACCCAGCGTCTCTCCGACGCCACCGAGCAGGGCGCCTTCCGCGAACTCCTGGTGCGCGGCGCCGCCGGCTACGTCGCCACGTACGCGGCCGGGGACACCGCCGTCCTCACGCTCCTCGCGGAGGACCGGGTCAACGTCGGCCGGCTGCATCTCGAGGGACGTCGCTCCAGCACCCGCATCGGTGAACTCACCGCTCCCCCGGAGGAGGAAGCGCCGCCCGAGCCGACCCCCCGCGTCCGCGGCAGGGCCCGTGCCCGCACGGCATCCACCACCACGACGACCGAGACCGGACTCCCTGTCCGGCCGCCCACCAACGTGCCGACCCAGCCCATGCGTTGA
- a CDS encoding formimidoylglutamate deiminase: MTQTTTYWLEHAWLGTHVEPGVAVDVSDEGRFTAVRTGVGAPPPGATALRGLTLPGLANAHSHAFHRALRSTVQVGSGTFWTWREVMYSVADRLTPDTYHALARAVYAEMALAGITAVGEFHYLHHAPGGTPYADPNAMGEALIAAADEAGIRITLLDTAYVSSGFGKAPDHHQQRFSDGTAEAWAERASLLKERPGVRIGAAIHSVRAVPAAQLPTVANWASARSAPLHVHLSEQTAENDACQAAHGCTPTQLLSDHGVLGARTVGVHNTHLTDTDIALLGGSSTGTCMCPTTERDLADGIGPAVQLQQAGSPLSLGSDSHAVIDLFEEARAMELNERLRSRTRGHWTAAALLRAASADGHASLGWDDAGAIEPGARADLVTVTLNSVRTAGPEPRFGAETAVFAATASDVTDVVSSGRVVVRDGEHVLVGNVAEALTTSIAALHN, from the coding sequence GTGACGCAGACGACGACGTACTGGTTGGAACACGCCTGGCTCGGCACGCACGTCGAGCCGGGCGTGGCGGTGGACGTGTCGGACGAGGGCCGCTTCACGGCGGTCCGCACGGGGGTCGGCGCGCCCCCGCCCGGCGCGACGGCCCTGCGCGGCCTGACCCTCCCCGGCCTCGCGAACGCCCACAGCCACGCCTTCCACCGGGCGCTCCGCTCGACGGTCCAGGTCGGGTCCGGGACGTTCTGGACGTGGCGCGAGGTCATGTACTCGGTGGCGGACCGCCTGACGCCGGACACGTACCACGCACTCGCGCGGGCGGTCTACGCGGAGATGGCACTGGCCGGGATCACGGCGGTCGGTGAATTCCACTACCTCCACCACGCCCCCGGCGGCACCCCGTACGCCGACCCGAACGCGATGGGCGAGGCGCTGATCGCGGCGGCGGACGAGGCGGGCATCCGCATCACCCTCCTCGACACGGCGTACGTCTCCTCAGGCTTCGGCAAGGCCCCGGACCACCACCAGCAGCGCTTCAGTGACGGCACGGCGGAGGCGTGGGCGGAACGGGCGTCACTGCTGAAGGAGCGGCCGGGGGTGCGGATCGGCGCGGCGATCCACTCGGTACGGGCGGTCCCGGCAGCCCAACTGCCAACGGTCGCGAACTGGGCGTCGGCCCGCAGCGCCCCACTCCATGTCCACCTCTCCGAACAGACAGCGGAGAACGACGCATGCCAGGCAGCCCACGGCTGCACACCCACCCAACTCCTGTCGGATCACGGGGTATTGGGCGCACGGACCGTCGGCGTCCACAACACCCACCTCACGGACACGGACATCGCCCTGCTCGGCGGCTCGTCCACGGGCACGTGCATGTGCCCGACGACGGAACGCGACCTGGCGGACGGCATCGGCCCGGCGGTACAGCTCCAGCAGGCGGGTTCACCCTTGTCGCTGGGCTCCGACAGCCACGCGGTGATCGACCTCTTCGAGGAGGCGCGCGCGATGGAGCTGAACGAGCGCCTACGGTCCCGGACCCGCGGCCACTGGACGGCGGCGGCGCTGCTCCGCGCGGCCTCCGCCGACGGCCACGCGTCCCTCGGCTGGGACGACGCGGGCGCCATCGAACCGGGCGCGCGGGCCGACCTGGTCACGGTGACACTGAACTCCGTCCGCACGGCGGGCCCCGAACCCCGCTTCGGCGCGGAAACGGCAGTCTTCGCAGCGACCGCCTCCGACGTGACGGACGTGGTGTCGTCCGGCCGCGTGGTGGTCCGCGACGGCGAACACGTTCTGGTCGGCAACGTGGCAGAAGCCCTGACGACATCCATCGCGGCCCTACACAACTAA
- the hutU gene encoding urocanate hydratase, with translation MSGPRPVRAPRGTELNTLGWQQEGALRMLMNNLDGEVAEHPDKLVVYGGTGKAARSWEAYDAIVRTLKTLKSDETLLVQSGKPVGVLRTSEWAPRVLLANSNLVGDWANWEEFRKLEAEGLMMYGQMTAGSWIYIGSQGIVQGTYETFGAVARKKFDGTLAGTITLTAGVGGMGGAQPLAITMNEGVAICVDVDETRIDRRIGTRYLDVKADNLDHALELAVQARDERRGVSIGVVGNAAEVFPELLRRGAPIDIVTDQTSAHDPLAYLPVGISVEDWDKEREADPAGFTDKARQSMRLHVEAMVGFLDAGAEVFDYGNSIRDEARKAGYDRAFAFPGFVPAHIRPLFEEGLGPFRWAALSGDPKDIEATDKAIKELFPENKHLHRWLDMAAERIAFEGLPARICWLGYGERHLAGLKFNEMVASGELSAPVAIGRDHLDSGSVASPYRETEAMKDGSDAIADWPLLNALVNTSSGATWVSLHHGGGVGMGRSIHAGQVCVADGTDLAAQKIERVLTNDPAMGVIRHVDAGYEHAAEVAAERGVRVPMREGEGE, from the coding sequence ATGTCAGGACCCCGCCCCGTACGAGCCCCGCGCGGCACCGAGCTCAACACCCTGGGGTGGCAGCAGGAGGGCGCGCTGCGGATGCTCATGAACAACCTCGACGGCGAGGTTGCCGAGCACCCCGACAAGCTCGTCGTCTACGGCGGCACCGGAAAGGCGGCCCGGTCCTGGGAGGCGTACGACGCGATCGTGCGCACGCTGAAGACGCTGAAGTCGGACGAGACCCTCCTCGTCCAGTCCGGCAAGCCGGTCGGCGTGCTGCGCACCAGCGAGTGGGCGCCGCGGGTGCTGCTCGCGAACTCCAACCTCGTGGGCGACTGGGCCAATTGGGAGGAGTTCCGCAAGCTGGAGGCCGAAGGCCTCATGATGTACGGCCAGATGACGGCCGGCTCATGGATCTACATCGGCTCGCAGGGCATCGTCCAGGGCACCTACGAGACCTTCGGCGCGGTCGCCCGCAAGAAGTTCGACGGCACGCTCGCCGGGACCATCACGCTCACCGCCGGTGTCGGCGGCATGGGCGGCGCCCAGCCCCTCGCCATCACGATGAACGAGGGCGTCGCGATCTGCGTCGACGTCGACGAGACCCGCATCGACCGCCGCATCGGCACCCGCTACCTCGACGTGAAGGCCGACAACCTCGACCACGCCCTCGAACTGGCCGTGCAGGCCCGCGACGAGCGCCGCGGCGTGTCCATCGGCGTCGTCGGCAACGCCGCCGAGGTCTTCCCGGAGCTGCTGCGCCGCGGCGCCCCGATCGACATCGTGACGGACCAGACCTCGGCCCACGACCCGCTCGCCTACCTGCCCGTCGGCATCTCCGTCGAGGACTGGGACAAGGAGCGCGAGGCGGACCCGGCCGGCTTCACCGACAAGGCCCGCCAGTCGATGCGCCTGCACGTCGAGGCCATGGTCGGCTTCCTGGACGCGGGTGCCGAGGTCTTCGACTACGGCAACTCGATCCGCGACGAGGCCCGCAAGGCCGGCTACGACCGCGCCTTCGCCTTCCCCGGCTTCGTCCCGGCGCACATCCGTCCGCTCTTCGAGGAGGGCCTCGGCCCGTTCCGCTGGGCCGCGCTGTCCGGCGACCCGAAGGACATCGAGGCCACCGACAAGGCCATCAAGGAGCTGTTCCCCGAGAACAAGCACCTGCACCGCTGGCTCGACATGGCCGCCGAGCGCATCGCCTTCGAGGGCCTCCCGGCGCGCATCTGCTGGCTCGGCTACGGCGAACGCCACCTGGCGGGCCTCAAGTTCAACGAGATGGTCGCGTCCGGCGAACTCTCGGCCCCGGTCGCCATCGGCCGCGACCACCTCGACTCGGGCTCGGTCGCCTCTCCCTACCGCGAGACGGAGGCCATGAAGGACGGCTCCGACGCGATCGCCGACTGGCCGCTCCTGAACGCCCTGGTCAACACCTCCTCCGGCGCCACCTGGGTCTCCCTCCACCACGGCGGCGGCGTCGGCATGGGCCGCTCCATCCACGCGGGCCAGGTCTGCGTCGCGGACGGCACGGACCTCGCTGCCCAGAAGATCGAACGCGTCCTCACGAACGACCCGGCGATGGGCGTCATCCGCCACGTCGACGCGGGTTACGAGCACGCGGCGGAGGTCGCGGCGGAGCGCGGCGTTCGGGTACCGATGCGGGAGGGCGAGGGCGAGTGA
- a CDS encoding APC family permease, translated as MTSATADTPLHRAIGPKLLILFVVGDILGTGIYATTGKVAGKVGGALWLPFVIGFVVALLTAASYAELVGKYPKAAGAALYAQKAFKVPFLTFIIAFMVMCSGLSSASAAARAFSGDYLGELTSNALPPTLVAILFVLALAALNLRGVAESVKANVVLTLVEVTGLAIILAIGASAVLTGEGEPSRLADIDTGGTGFALMTGVLGATALGFFAFVGFEDSVNMAEETKDPARTFPRALFIGVTVTGTIYVLVALVSSLLVDHKVLEASSGPLLEVVKAGGVDFPHKLFALIALFAVTNSALINIMMASRLCYGMANERILPSAMGRVLPKRRTPVVGIVFVSLLAVGLVSTGEIEGLGDTTSFLLLCVFAVVNVAVLVLRKDPVDHRHFRTPTVLPVLGAVTSLILASPLADRPAEVYIRAGVLIAIGIALWAVNRVVMKTHGEE; from the coding sequence GTGACATCTGCGACAGCCGACACCCCACTGCACCGGGCGATCGGGCCAAAACTGCTGATCCTGTTCGTGGTCGGGGACATCCTCGGCACCGGGATCTACGCGACCACCGGCAAGGTGGCGGGGAAGGTCGGCGGCGCGCTGTGGCTGCCGTTCGTCATCGGGTTCGTCGTGGCGCTGCTCACCGCCGCCTCGTACGCCGAACTCGTCGGCAAGTACCCGAAGGCGGCGGGCGCGGCGCTCTACGCGCAGAAGGCGTTCAAGGTCCCGTTCCTGACCTTCATCATCGCGTTCATGGTGATGTGCTCGGGGCTCTCGTCCGCGAGCGCCGCCGCCCGCGCGTTCAGCGGTGACTACCTCGGCGAGCTGACGAGCAACGCGCTGCCGCCCACCCTGGTCGCCATCCTGTTCGTGCTCGCGCTCGCCGCGCTGAACCTGCGGGGCGTAGCTGAGTCGGTGAAGGCGAACGTCGTGCTGACCCTGGTCGAGGTGACCGGGCTCGCCATCATCCTCGCCATCGGCGCGTCCGCCGTCCTGACCGGTGAGGGGGAGCCCTCCCGGCTGGCCGACATCGATACGGGCGGCACCGGATTCGCCCTGATGACAGGGGTGTTGGGGGCGACCGCGCTGGGCTTCTTCGCGTTCGTCGGGTTCGAGGACTCGGTGAACATGGCCGAGGAGACCAAGGACCCGGCCCGCACCTTCCCGCGCGCCCTCTTCATCGGCGTCACCGTGACCGGCACCATCTATGTGCTCGTCGCGCTCGTGTCCTCGCTGCTCGTCGACCACAAGGTGCTGGAAGCGTCGAGCGGGCCGCTGCTCGAAGTGGTGAAGGCCGGCGGCGTCGACTTCCCGCACAAGCTCTTCGCGCTGATCGCCCTGTTCGCCGTCACCAACTCGGCGCTCATCAACATCATGATGGCCTCGCGGCTCTGCTACGGGATGGCCAACGAGCGCATCCTGCCGAGCGCGATGGGCCGCGTGCTGCCCAAACGACGCACGCCCGTCGTGGGCATCGTCTTCGTGTCGCTGCTCGCGGTCGGGCTCGTGTCGACCGGGGAGATCGAGGGGCTCGGCGACACCACGTCGTTCCTGCTGCTCTGCGTGTTCGCCGTGGTCAACGTCGCCGTGCTCGTGCTGCGCAAGGACCCGGTCGACCACCGGCACTTCCGTACGCCGACGGTCCTTCCGGTGCTCGGCGCGGTCACCTCGCTGATCCTCGCCAGTCCGCTCGCCGACCGGCCCGCCGAGGTCTACATCCGGGCGGGCGTGCTCATCGCCATCGGGATCGCACTGTGGGCCGTCAACAGGGTGGTGATGAAGACGCACGGGGAGGAGTAG
- a CDS encoding purine-cytosine permease family protein produces MAAVVEKHSIDVVPDSERHGSAFNQFTLWLGANLHITAVVTGGLAVVFGGDVVWSLIGLVLGNLLGGAVMALHSAQGPKLGLPQMIQSRAQFGVKGAVVPLLLVVLMYVGFFASGTVLAGQATAQLTHTNDTTGIIVFALVTGIVATVGYRVIHVLGRVASVVCALAFVYLGVRLFDRADVGALLSDAHFSMPMFLLAVSLSASWQLAFGPYVADYSRYLPRTTSGKATFWWTLAGSALGSQWSMAFGVLVAASAGEKFIDNQVGYVVSLGGAGLAASFFYFVIALGKLTVNVLNTYGGFMSMVTGISGFRGQRVLSQRGRAVYIGIIMVAGTVVALAGKDSFLTSFKDFLLFLLTFFTPWSAINLVDYYLISRERYDLPALSDPNGRYGAWRWDALVVYGIGLLAQLPFLATAFYTGPLVGPLGGADVSWIVGLVVPAVLYWLLARRNAGEWPTEKTGDSPTAVGATAP; encoded by the coding sequence ATGGCAGCGGTAGTGGAGAAGCACTCCATCGACGTCGTGCCGGACAGCGAACGGCACGGCAGCGCGTTCAACCAGTTCACCCTCTGGCTCGGCGCCAACCTCCACATCACGGCCGTCGTCACCGGCGGGCTCGCCGTCGTCTTCGGCGGCGACGTGGTCTGGTCGCTGATCGGGCTCGTGCTCGGCAATCTGCTCGGCGGCGCCGTCATGGCACTGCACTCGGCGCAGGGGCCGAAGCTCGGGCTGCCCCAGATGATCCAGTCCAGGGCCCAGTTCGGGGTGAAGGGCGCCGTCGTCCCGCTGCTCCTCGTCGTCCTGATGTACGTCGGGTTCTTCGCGAGCGGCACCGTGCTCGCCGGGCAGGCCACCGCGCAGCTGACGCACACCAACGACACGACGGGCATCATCGTCTTCGCGCTCGTCACGGGGATCGTGGCGACGGTCGGCTACCGCGTCATCCACGTCCTCGGGCGGGTGGCGAGCGTCGTGTGCGCGCTCGCCTTCGTCTACCTGGGCGTGCGGCTCTTCGACCGGGCCGACGTCGGCGCGCTCCTGTCCGACGCGCACTTCTCGATGCCGATGTTCCTGCTCGCCGTCTCCCTGTCGGCCTCGTGGCAGCTCGCCTTCGGCCCCTACGTCGCCGACTACTCGCGCTATCTGCCGCGCACGACCAGCGGCAAGGCCACGTTCTGGTGGACGCTCGCGGGCTCCGCGCTCGGCTCGCAGTGGTCCATGGCGTTCGGTGTGCTGGTCGCGGCGAGCGCGGGCGAGAAGTTCATCGACAACCAGGTCGGATACGTCGTGTCGCTCGGCGGGGCGGGGCTCGCCGCCTCGTTCTTCTACTTCGTGATCGCGCTCGGCAAGCTCACCGTCAACGTGCTCAACACGTACGGCGGCTTCATGTCGATGGTCACCGGCATCAGCGGATTCCGCGGCCAGCGGGTGCTTTCGCAGCGCGGCCGGGCGGTCTACATCGGGATCATCATGGTCGCGGGCACGGTGGTCGCCCTGGCCGGCAAGGACAGCTTCCTGACCTCGTTCAAGGACTTCCTGCTGTTCCTGCTGACGTTCTTCACGCCGTGGTCCGCGATCAACCTGGTCGACTACTACCTGATCTCGCGCGAGCGCTACGACCTCCCGGCCCTCTCCGACCCCAACGGCCGCTACGGCGCCTGGCGTTGGGACGCACTCGTCGTCTACGGGATCGGGCTGCTCGCCCAGCTGCCGTTCCTCGCCACCGCCTTCTACACGGGCCCGCTCGTCGGGCCGCTGGGCGGGGCGGACGTGTCGTGGATCGTGGGGCTCGTCGTCCCGGCCGTCCTGTACTGGCTGCTCGCCCGGCGCAATGCGGGGGAGTGGCCCACTGAGAAGACGGGGGATAGCCCTACTGCGGTGGGGGCCACCGCTCCGTAA
- the hutI gene encoding imidazolonepropionase, whose translation MTNRTTAITNIGTLVTNNPDLGEGPLGQIHNAALVIENDKIAWAGPTAKAPATDEAHDAAGRAVIPGFVDSHSHLVFAGDRTAEFNARMSGQSYSAGGIRTTVAATRAATDEALEANLKHHLTEALRQGTTTFETKSGYGLTTADEERALRIAAAHTDEVTYLGAHIVSPDYADDPAAYVELVTGEMLNACAPHARWVDVFCEKGAFDGDQARAILTAGKAKGLLPRIHANQLSYGPGVQLAVELDAASADHCTHLTDADVDALAQGNTVATLLPGAEFSTRAEWPNARRLLDAGATVALSTDCNPGSSFTSSVPFCIALAVRDMGMTPDEALWSATAGGAKALRRTDVGHLSPGARADLTFLNAPSHVHFAYRPGVPLVSEVWRAGNRV comes from the coding sequence ATGACGAACCGCACCACGGCCATCACCAACATCGGCACCCTGGTCACGAACAACCCCGACCTGGGCGAAGGCCCCCTGGGCCAAATCCACAACGCCGCCCTCGTCATCGAGAACGACAAGATCGCCTGGGCGGGCCCAACGGCCAAGGCCCCGGCCACGGACGAGGCCCACGACGCCGCCGGCCGCGCCGTCATCCCCGGCTTCGTCGACTCCCACTCCCACCTCGTCTTCGCAGGCGACCGCACCGCCGAGTTCAACGCCCGCATGTCGGGCCAGAGCTACTCCGCAGGCGGCATCCGCACGACAGTCGCGGCAACGCGCGCCGCAACGGACGAAGCCCTGGAAGCAAACCTCAAGCACCACCTCACGGAAGCCCTCCGCCAGGGCACAACAACATTCGAAACAAAGTCCGGTTACGGCCTGACGACAGCCGACGAGGAACGCGCCCTCCGCATCGCAGCAGCCCACACGGACGAAGTCACCTACCTGGGCGCCCACATCGTCTCCCCGGACTACGCGGACGACCCCGCCGCATACGTGGAATTGGTGACGGGCGAAATGCTCAACGCCTGCGCCCCCCACGCCCGCTGGGTGGACGTCTTCTGCGAAAAGGGCGCCTTCGACGGCGACCAGGCAAGGGCAATCCTGACGGCGGGCAAGGCCAAGGGCCTGCTCCCCCGCATCCACGCGAACCAGCTCAGCTACGGCCCCGGCGTCCAACTCGCGGTGGAACTGGACGCGGCATCGGCCGACCACTGCACACACCTCACGGACGCCGACGTGGACGCCCTGGCGCAGGGCAACACAGTGGCGACACTCCTCCCGGGCGCCGAGTTCTCGACCCGCGCCGAGTGGCCGAACGCCCGCCGCCTCCTGGACGCGGGCGCAACGGTCGCGCTCTCCACGGACTGCAACCCGGGCTCGTCCTTCACGTCCTCGGTCCCGTTCTGCATCGCCCTCGCCGTACGCGACATGGGCATGACCCCCGACGAGGCCCTCTGGTCGGCCACGGCAGGCGGCGCCAAGGCCCTCCGCCGCACGGACGTAGGCCACCTCTCCCCGGGCGCCCGCGCCGACCTCACATTCCTGAACGCCCCGAGCCACGTCCACTTCGCCTACCGGCCGGGTGTGCCGCTGGTCTCGGAGGTGTGGCGGGCGGGGAATCGCGTCTAG
- a CDS encoding Lsr2 family DNA-binding protein has translation MDPEIEAGDGVEEPAEPPVEDALHRWARENGIVLHDRGRVPRNIREAYDESQ, from the coding sequence ATGGATCCCGAAATCGAAGCCGGTGACGGCGTGGAAGAACCGGCCGAGCCTCCGGTGGAGGACGCCCTGCACCGCTGGGCCCGTGAAAACGGCATCGTCCTCCACGACCGAGGCCGCGTCCCCCGGAACATCCGCGAGGCCTACGACGAGTCGCAGTGA
- a CDS encoding allantoate amidohydrolase, with protein MWRDLQPIGRNADSGGYRRFAWTAADTDCRAWFKAQAESRGLTYELDRNGNQWAWLGDPEAGDAVVTGSHLDSVPDGGAFDGPLGVVSSFAALDELRRRGAEFTRPLAITNFGDEEGARFGLACVGSRLTAGVLTRDQAHKLTDADGITLPQAMERAGHDPDAIGADRERLDRIGAFIELHVEQGRALDLSGDAIGIASSIWPHGRWRFDFRGEANHAGTTRLVDRRDPMLSYAETVLAARREAQLAGSVATFGKISVEPNGVNAIPSLVRGWLDSRAADQESLDATVTGVEKAAREYAEAHGIDVSLTRESFTPVVEFDDALRDELARILGTKDSAADLKIPVLGTGAGHDAGILAQSIPTAMLFVRNPTGVSHSPAESAAEDDCLEGVRALADVLEGLACT; from the coding sequence ATGTGGCGCGACTTGCAGCCGATCGGTCGCAACGCCGACTCCGGCGGCTACCGCCGATTCGCCTGGACGGCCGCCGACACCGACTGCCGCGCATGGTTCAAGGCCCAGGCCGAATCCCGCGGCCTGACCTACGAACTGGACCGCAACGGCAACCAGTGGGCCTGGCTCGGCGACCCGGAGGCCGGCGACGCCGTCGTCACAGGCTCACACCTGGACTCCGTCCCGGACGGCGGCGCCTTCGACGGCCCCCTCGGCGTCGTCTCCTCCTTCGCCGCCCTGGACGAACTCCGCCGCAGGGGAGCGGAGTTCACCAGACCCCTCGCCATCACCAACTTCGGCGACGAGGAAGGCGCCCGCTTCGGCCTCGCCTGCGTCGGCTCCCGCCTCACCGCAGGCGTCCTCACCCGCGACCAGGCCCACAAGCTCACGGACGCCGACGGAATCACCCTCCCGCAGGCCATGGAGCGGGCGGGCCACGACCCGGACGCGATCGGCGCGGACCGCGAACGCCTGGACCGTATCGGCGCGTTCATCGAACTCCACGTGGAACAGGGCCGCGCCCTGGACCTGTCCGGCGACGCCATCGGCATCGCAAGCTCCATCTGGCCGCACGGCCGCTGGCGCTTCGACTTCCGCGGCGAGGCCAACCACGCGGGCACGACCCGCCTGGTCGACCGCCGGGACCCGATGCTGTCCTACGCGGAGACGGTCCTGGCGGCCCGCCGCGAGGCCCAACTGGCAGGCTCAGTAGCGACCTTCGGCAAGATCTCGGTCGAGCCGAACGGCGTCAACGCCATCCCCTCCCTCGTACGCGGCTGGCTCGACTCCCGCGCCGCCGACCAGGAGTCCCTGGACGCGACGGTCACCGGGGTCGAGAAGGCGGCCCGCGAGTACGCGGAGGCGCACGGCATCGACGTATCGCTGACCCGCGAGTCGTTCACGCCGGTCGTCGAGTTCGACGACGCGCTCCGCGACGAGCTGGCCCGCATCCTGGGCACGAAGGACTCGGCAGCGGATCTGAAAATCCCCGTCCTCGGAACGGGGGCGGGACACGACGCGGGAATCCTCGCCCAGTCGATCCCCACCGCCATGCTGTTCGTGCGCAACCCGACGGGCGTCTCGCACTCCCCGGCCGAGTCCGCGGCCGAGGACGACTGCCTGGAAGGGGTACGCGCACTGGCCGACGTACTGGAAGGACTGGCCTGCACGTGA
- a CDS encoding DUF4388 domain-containing protein, giving the protein MSVDVRTGVSPMLSRLADEQATGALIREHGTLYLEDGRVVHAESPSTPGMDVLLTRGGAVQAEGWSEAVDRAGARQRVGRYLVEQGRLSDGALELCHLGALFDAAYFTLAPSSGPTRFRYGVSHWFGTVRPVLVAAVQRETLRRRDLLQRIWPEPDTDTAPLNRIIRHGEVCVPPRRRNVLDLVDGARTASQIALTLGRPAFHTLVDLRRLAACGLVTPVFAPAPPTLPEQAVVEDPDVALLRRLRAGLEAL; this is encoded by the coding sequence ATGAGCGTCGACGTCCGTACGGGCGTCTCGCCGATGCTCAGCCGGCTCGCCGACGAGCAGGCCACCGGCGCCCTGATCCGCGAGCACGGCACGCTCTACCTGGAGGACGGCCGGGTCGTGCACGCCGAATCGCCCTCGACCCCCGGCATGGACGTGCTGCTCACCAGGGGCGGCGCGGTGCAGGCCGAGGGCTGGTCGGAGGCCGTGGACCGGGCGGGCGCGCGGCAGCGGGTCGGCCGCTACCTCGTCGAGCAGGGCCGGCTCTCCGACGGGGCGCTCGAACTGTGCCATCTGGGCGCCCTGTTCGACGCCGCGTACTTCACACTCGCCCCGAGCAGCGGGCCGACCAGGTTCCGGTACGGCGTCTCGCACTGGTTCGGGACCGTGCGCCCGGTGCTGGTGGCGGCGGTCCAGCGCGAGACGCTGCGCCGCCGCGACCTGCTCCAGCGGATCTGGCCCGAGCCGGACACGGACACGGCGCCGCTCAACCGGATCATCCGGCACGGCGAGGTGTGCGTACCGCCGCGCAGACGCAACGTCCTCGACCTCGTCGACGGCGCGCGCACGGCCTCCCAGATCGCGCTCACCCTGGGCAGGCCCGCCTTCCACACCCTTGTCGACCTGCGGCGCCTCGCCGCGTGCGGACTGGTGACCCCGGTCTTCGCGCCGGCTCCGCCCACGTTGCCCGAGCAGGCCGTCGTCGAGGACCCCGACGTTGCCCTGTTGCGGCGGCTGCGCGCCGGTCTGGAGGCCCTGTGA
- a CDS encoding ABC transporter substrate-binding protein, with the protein MRNLNRRALLGGLAAAASVPALSACSSGITSLDQQGGSLSGGGSSKKGVTIGTANFTENQVLGYLYAAALDAAGVKTSVRPNLGTREILIPALKGGDIDLLPEYQGALLHYLDKKAKATEEGEMQNALAMVLPTGLQILPYGLAEDSDAFVVTRETAKKYKLKSLADLANHNGKLVIGAAPEVKKRQVGSVGLKDVYGVEFKEFKSLDSSGPLVKGALKSGDVDVANLFTTDTDIAANDWVVLTDPKNLVPGQHVVPLIADRKADSTVRKALARLGNVLTTEDLTELNRLVDKDKKDPEDVANDYARRHGLSKK; encoded by the coding sequence ATGCGCAATCTCAACCGACGTGCCCTCCTGGGCGGCCTGGCAGCCGCGGCCTCCGTCCCGGCCCTGTCCGCCTGCTCCAGCGGCATCACCTCGCTCGACCAGCAAGGGGGTTCGCTCTCGGGTGGCGGCTCCAGCAAGAAGGGTGTCACCATCGGCACCGCCAACTTCACCGAGAACCAGGTGCTCGGCTACCTGTACGCGGCCGCGCTCGACGCCGCCGGTGTGAAGACGAGCGTGCGGCCGAACCTCGGTACCCGCGAGATCCTCATCCCCGCCCTCAAGGGCGGCGACATCGACCTGCTGCCCGAGTACCAGGGCGCCCTCCTGCACTACCTCGACAAGAAGGCGAAGGCCACCGAGGAGGGCGAGATGCAGAACGCGCTCGCCATGGTGCTCCCGACCGGCCTGCAGATCCTGCCGTACGGGCTGGCCGAGGACTCGGACGCGTTCGTGGTGACCCGCGAGACCGCGAAGAAGTACAAGCTCAAGTCGCTCGCCGACCTCGCGAACCACAACGGGAAGCTCGTCATCGGCGCCGCCCCGGAGGTCAAGAAGCGGCAGGTGGGGTCCGTCGGGCTCAAGGACGTCTACGGCGTCGAGTTCAAGGAGTTCAAGTCCCTTGATTCCTCGGGCCCGTTGGTGAAGGGCGCGCTGAAGAGCGGCGATGTCGATGTCGCCAACCTCTTCACCACCGACACCGACATCGCCGCCAACGACTGGGTCGTCCTCACCGACCCCAAGAACCTGGTCCCCGGTCAGCACGTCGTCCCGCTGATCGCCGACCGCAAGGCCGACTCGACCGTCCGCAAGGCCCTGGCCCGCCTGGGCAACGTGCTGACGACCGAGGACCTCACCGAGCTCAACCGGCTCGTGGACAAGGACAAGAAGGACCCCGAGGACGTCGCGAACGACTACGCGCGCCGGCACGGGCTCAGCAAGAAGTAG